In Amycolatopsis jiangsuensis, the following proteins share a genomic window:
- a CDS encoding cytochrome c oxidase assembly protein: protein MKRSRFRGAIVAAVVAGLVLLLIIVATAGDVYTPLGTADPGEAVTFGFAIVRFAAEAAGAGCVGGLVFAAFVAPGRRDGKLTAESYAAVRFAAGSAACWLAAAIAAVPLSAAVAAGLPLGTALRPDALLSTIGAAEEPKAWLCVVVAAAIATALAWPTMAWRPVVLALVVAAAGLLAPVVVGHVSVGAGHDFATDALFWHVPAAAIWLGALLALLGHLRRRTPDELILRRYHRLSRICFAVVLVSGAVGGLVTARPDGLFSRYGLLLAVEVVLLGAAGAMLAAARGRSPGRVAAIELLLLMLATGGSVALTVLVPPSFVNHPASVQETILGYGLDTPPSWLRLVTDWRPDLVLGPIAVLACLLYLLGMRRLRRRGDAWAGGRAAAWLLGWLLVLVATSSGVGTYSPGTFSLHMVTHMTLNMFAPVLLVLGGPVTLALRALPARSGVPGAREWLVDLLHAPVTRFLAHPAVAAILFAGSFYALYFSDLFGQAMLFHWSHELMRVHFLVTGYLFAWVVVGTDRTPRRMPHLARLGVLFAVMPFHAFFGVIVMSKQTVIAATYYHYLALPWAGDLLADQRLGGGIAWASGELPLIVIVVALLVQWSRDDERRARRADRSGEAEFDAYNAMLAQLAQRGR, encoded by the coding sequence GTGAAGAGAAGCAGGTTCCGCGGTGCGATCGTGGCCGCGGTGGTGGCGGGACTGGTCCTGCTGCTGATCATCGTCGCCACCGCGGGTGACGTCTACACCCCGCTGGGGACCGCCGACCCCGGCGAAGCGGTCACGTTCGGGTTTGCGATCGTCCGGTTCGCCGCGGAAGCGGCCGGGGCGGGCTGCGTCGGCGGACTGGTGTTCGCGGCGTTCGTCGCACCCGGCCGGCGAGACGGGAAGCTGACGGCGGAGTCCTACGCCGCGGTCCGGTTCGCGGCCGGCAGCGCTGCCTGCTGGCTGGCCGCCGCCATCGCTGCCGTGCCGTTGTCGGCGGCCGTCGCCGCGGGATTGCCGCTCGGCACCGCGCTCCGGCCGGACGCCCTGCTCTCGACGATCGGTGCGGCCGAGGAGCCCAAGGCGTGGCTGTGCGTCGTGGTCGCCGCGGCCATCGCGACCGCACTGGCGTGGCCCACGATGGCCTGGCGTCCCGTGGTTCTCGCGCTCGTCGTCGCGGCGGCAGGACTGCTGGCGCCGGTAGTGGTCGGCCACGTGTCGGTCGGCGCCGGACACGACTTCGCCACCGACGCGCTGTTCTGGCACGTGCCGGCTGCCGCGATCTGGCTCGGCGCGCTGCTCGCGTTGCTCGGTCACCTCCGCCGCCGCACTCCGGACGAGCTGATCCTGCGCCGCTACCACCGGCTTTCCCGGATCTGCTTCGCGGTCGTGCTGGTGTCCGGGGCGGTGGGTGGGCTCGTCACCGCCCGGCCGGACGGGTTGTTCAGCCGCTACGGCCTGCTGCTCGCGGTCGAGGTGGTCCTGCTCGGGGCGGCCGGCGCGATGCTGGCCGCCGCGCGGGGCCGGTCGCCGGGGCGCGTCGCGGCGATCGAGCTGCTGCTGCTGATGCTCGCGACCGGTGGTTCGGTGGCGCTCACCGTGCTCGTGCCCCCGTCGTTCGTGAACCATCCGGCGTCGGTCCAAGAGACCATTCTCGGGTACGGGCTGGACACGCCACCGTCGTGGCTTCGGCTGGTTACCGACTGGCGGCCCGATCTGGTGCTCGGCCCGATCGCCGTGCTCGCCTGCCTGCTCTACCTGCTCGGAATGCGGCGGCTGCGCCGGCGCGGCGACGCATGGGCGGGCGGCCGCGCGGCCGCCTGGCTGCTGGGCTGGCTGCTGGTGCTGGTCGCGACCTCATCCGGTGTCGGCACCTACTCGCCGGGCACGTTCAGCCTGCACATGGTCACGCACATGACGCTCAACATGTTCGCGCCGGTGCTGCTGGTGCTGGGCGGGCCGGTCACGCTCGCGCTGCGGGCGCTGCCCGCACGCTCCGGGGTGCCGGGTGCGCGCGAATGGCTGGTGGATCTGCTGCACGCGCCGGTCACCCGGTTCCTCGCGCATCCGGCGGTGGCGGCGATCCTGTTCGCCGGATCGTTCTACGCGCTGTACTTCTCGGACCTGTTCGGGCAGGCGATGCTCTTCCACTGGTCGCACGAGCTGATGCGGGTGCACTTCCTGGTCACCGGCTACCTGTTCGCCTGGGTGGTGGTCGGCACGGACCGCACCCCGCGCCGGATGCCGCACCTGGCCCGGCTCGGCGTGCTGTTCGCGGTGATGCCCTTCCACGCGTTCTTCGGCGTGATCGTGATGAGCAAGCAGACCGTGATCGCCGCGACCTACTACCACTACCTCGCTCTGCCGTGGGCCGGCGACCTGCTCGCCGACCAGCGGCTCGGCGGCGGAATCGCCTGGGCCAGCGGGGAACTTCCGCTGATCGTGATCGTGGTCGCCCTGCTGGTGCAGTGGTCCCGCGACGACGAACGCCGCGCCCGGCGTGCCGACCGCAGCGGCGAAGCCGAATTCGATGCCTACAACGCCATGCTCGCCCAGCTCGCCCAGCGCGGGCGCTGA
- a CDS encoding TetR/AcrR family transcriptional regulator: MERNDAEPAKRGRGRPPSAEVRRRVLETAAAVLLENGISEVTFDKVARRAGVSRMTLYKWFRSPASLALAAFEDTYADSLRPESSGDLWADLRAHLREFAANLSEPRTAPMVAGLLGSAQHDPKLAEEISATYTRPRREGAVALLRAGRERGQLPAAVDAEALVDQLWGACYARLLLPEGKLDEAFADALVDNLRALADPG; encoded by the coding sequence ATGGAGCGCAACGACGCCGAACCGGCGAAGCGCGGCCGCGGCCGCCCGCCGTCGGCGGAGGTCCGCCGCCGCGTCCTCGAAACGGCGGCGGCCGTGCTGCTGGAGAACGGGATCTCGGAGGTCACCTTCGACAAGGTCGCGCGCCGGGCCGGGGTCAGCAGGATGACGCTGTACAAGTGGTTCCGCTCGCCCGCTTCGCTGGCGCTGGCCGCGTTCGAGGACACCTACGCGGATTCGCTGCGGCCCGAGTCGAGCGGTGACCTGTGGGCCGATCTGAGGGCCCACCTGCGCGAGTTCGCCGCGAACCTGTCCGAGCCCCGCACCGCGCCGATGGTCGCCGGGCTGCTCGGCTCCGCCCAGCACGATCCGAAGCTCGCCGAGGAGATCTCCGCGACCTACACCCGTCCCCGCCGCGAGGGCGCGGTGGCGTTGCTGCGCGCTGGTCGCGAACGCGGCCAGCTCCCGGCGGCGGTCGACGCCGAGGCGCTCGTCGATCAGCTGTGGGGTGCCTGTTACGCGCGTTTGCTGCTGCCCGAAGGGAAACTCGACGAAGCGTTCGCGGACGCGCTGGTGGACAACCTCCGCGCGCTGGCCGACCCGGGGTGA
- a CDS encoding Cgl0159 family (beta/alpha)8-fold protein, translating into MTDTVRRIVARRVREPEAIAEAAAARVRAESPFNDRGAAMIIAADHPARGANAVGGDALAMADRGELLERLCLALERPGVTGVLATADVLDDLLLLGVLEGKTVLGSMNRTGLAGSSFEVDDRFACYDAETIARMGFDGGKMLTRICLSDPATPGVLENTARAIGDLADRRLIAMVEPFLSEWSDGRLRNDLSPEAVIRSITIAAGLGRTSAHTWLKLPVVEDMERVLAASTLPAVLLGGEVKDADAAFSAWQKALALPTVQGLVVGRSLLYPHDGDVAKAVDTAVGLL; encoded by the coding sequence GTGACGGATACGGTGCGGCGCATCGTCGCCCGGCGGGTACGCGAACCGGAGGCGATCGCCGAGGCGGCCGCCGCGCGGGTGCGTGCGGAATCGCCGTTCAACGACAGGGGCGCGGCGATGATCATCGCCGCGGACCACCCGGCACGCGGCGCGAACGCCGTCGGGGGCGACGCCCTCGCGATGGCCGACCGCGGCGAACTGCTGGAGCGGCTGTGCCTCGCCCTCGAACGCCCGGGCGTGACCGGCGTGCTGGCCACCGCGGACGTGCTCGACGATCTGCTGCTGCTCGGTGTGCTGGAGGGCAAGACCGTGCTCGGTTCGATGAACCGCACGGGACTGGCCGGGTCGAGCTTCGAGGTCGACGACCGGTTCGCCTGCTACGACGCGGAAACGATCGCCCGGATGGGATTCGACGGCGGCAAGATGCTGACCCGGATCTGCCTGTCCGACCCCGCCACACCGGGCGTGCTGGAGAACACCGCGCGGGCGATCGGCGACCTCGCCGACCGCCGGCTGATCGCGATGGTCGAACCGTTCCTGTCGGAGTGGTCCGACGGGCGGTTGCGCAACGACCTCTCCCCCGAGGCGGTGATCCGCTCGATCACCATCGCCGCCGGCCTCGGCCGCACGTCCGCCCACACCTGGCTGAAGCTGCCGGTGGTCGAGGACATGGAGCGCGTGCTTGCCGCCTCGACCCTGCCGGCCGTCCTGCTCGGCGGCGAGGTCAAGGACGCCGACGCGGCGTTCTCGGCGTGGCAGAAGGCACTCGCGTTGCCGACCGTGCAGGGCCTGGTGGTCGGCCGGTCGCTGCTCTACCCGCACGACGGCGACGTCGCCAAAGCCGTGGACACGGCGGTGGGGCTGCTGTGA
- a CDS encoding heavy metal translocating P-type ATPase produces the protein MTTATPAPPAVRTVELNVTGMTCAACSARVERALNKIDGVRASVNYATERATVHASAAVGDDVLLERVRKAGYRARPREAGSPDLTEARVRDLRRRLIVAAVLAVPVGDLSITLALVPSLRFPGWQVLCLALAVPVVFWAALPFHRAALRNLRHRSSSMDTLVSLGVLASFTWSAWTTLSSGTESGYWVGFGPTAPGADAVYLDVAAGVTTFLLAGRYFESRSRRSAAGLLEALDALAAKEVRVLRDGTEALVPIAELAVGDRFVVRPGEALAADGIVESGRSTVDTSALTGEPVPAEVSPADRVIGASVNREGRLVVRAVAVGAHTQLAQMTALAERAQARKASVQRLVDRICAVFVPAVLALAALTFAGWWWTGHPVRDAFTAAISVLIIACPCALGLATPTALAAGVGRGAQLGILIKGPEALEASRRVDTVVLDKTGTVTTGRMTFTAGYPDAGRTVNDLLWFAGAVEAGSEHAVAAAVVTAANAEVAELPAVTEFEALPGLGAQGTVDGRRVLLGSPRLFADRGIGLPEESAARVASAQEQGAVPVVVAVDGDVAGVLVVRDVVKPSARAAVAALRELGLRTVLLTGDHRIAAEAVGAEIGVDEVRAEVLPAAKAEVVERLRADGARVAMVGDGINDGPALAGADLGMAMAHGSDIALRSADVVLVREDLAVVPDAIRLADRTLGVLRGNLAWAFGYNVAALPLAALGLLNPLIAGAAMSLSSVLVVSNSLRLRTFR, from the coding sequence ATGACCACCGCCACCCCGGCACCGCCGGCCGTTCGCACGGTCGAGCTGAACGTGACCGGTATGACCTGTGCCGCCTGTTCCGCCCGTGTCGAGCGGGCGCTCAACAAGATCGACGGCGTCCGCGCGTCGGTCAACTACGCGACCGAACGCGCCACCGTGCACGCGTCGGCCGCGGTCGGCGACGACGTGCTGCTGGAACGCGTCCGCAAGGCCGGTTACCGGGCGAGGCCGCGGGAGGCCGGCTCACCCGACCTCACCGAGGCCCGGGTACGGGACCTGCGCCGGCGCCTGATCGTGGCCGCGGTGCTCGCGGTCCCGGTCGGTGATCTGTCGATCACGCTGGCGCTGGTGCCGTCCCTGCGGTTCCCCGGCTGGCAGGTGCTGTGCCTGGCGCTGGCGGTGCCGGTCGTGTTCTGGGCCGCGCTGCCGTTCCACCGCGCCGCGCTGCGGAACCTGCGGCACCGCTCGTCGAGTATGGACACGCTCGTCTCGCTCGGCGTGCTCGCCTCGTTCACCTGGTCGGCCTGGACGACGCTGAGCAGCGGTACGGAATCCGGCTACTGGGTGGGTTTCGGGCCCACCGCGCCCGGCGCGGACGCGGTGTACCTCGACGTCGCAGCCGGGGTCACCACGTTCCTGCTCGCCGGGCGCTACTTCGAAAGCCGTTCCCGGCGCAGTGCGGCCGGCCTGCTGGAGGCGCTGGATGCCTTGGCCGCCAAGGAGGTCCGCGTGCTGCGGGACGGCACCGAAGCACTGGTGCCGATCGCCGAGCTGGCGGTGGGGGACCGGTTCGTGGTGCGGCCGGGAGAGGCGCTGGCCGCCGACGGGATCGTGGAAAGCGGACGATCCACAGTGGACACTAGTGCACTCACCGGCGAACCGGTGCCCGCCGAGGTGAGCCCGGCGGACCGGGTCATCGGCGCCTCGGTGAACCGGGAGGGCCGCCTCGTCGTGCGGGCGGTGGCGGTGGGAGCGCACACTCAGCTTGCGCAGATGACGGCGCTGGCCGAACGTGCCCAGGCCCGCAAGGCATCTGTGCAGCGGCTGGTGGACCGGATCTGCGCGGTGTTCGTCCCGGCCGTACTGGCGCTGGCTGCGCTGACCTTCGCGGGCTGGTGGTGGACCGGGCATCCGGTGCGGGACGCGTTCACCGCGGCGATCTCGGTGCTGATCATCGCCTGCCCCTGCGCCCTCGGCCTGGCGACGCCGACCGCGCTGGCCGCGGGCGTCGGCCGGGGCGCGCAGCTCGGCATCCTGATCAAGGGCCCGGAGGCGCTGGAGGCGAGCCGCCGCGTGGACACAGTCGTGCTGGACAAGACCGGCACCGTCACCACCGGCCGGATGACGTTCACCGCCGGGTATCCGGACGCCGGCCGGACGGTGAACGACCTGCTGTGGTTCGCCGGCGCGGTCGAAGCCGGCTCGGAACACGCCGTGGCCGCCGCGGTGGTGACGGCCGCGAACGCCGAAGTCGCCGAACTGCCTGCGGTGACGGAGTTCGAGGCGTTGCCCGGCCTCGGTGCACAGGGCACAGTGGACGGTCGTCGGGTACTCCTCGGCAGTCCGCGGCTGTTCGCCGACCGGGGGATCGGCCTGCCGGAAGAGAGCGCGGCGCGGGTCGCCTCGGCTCAGGAGCAGGGCGCGGTGCCGGTGGTGGTCGCGGTCGACGGCGACGTGGCCGGTGTCCTCGTCGTCCGCGACGTGGTCAAGCCGTCCGCTCGCGCCGCGGTCGCCGCGCTGCGCGAGCTGGGACTGCGGACCGTGCTGCTGACCGGCGACCACCGGATCGCGGCCGAGGCGGTCGGCGCGGAGATCGGCGTCGACGAGGTCCGTGCGGAGGTGCTGCCCGCGGCGAAGGCGGAGGTCGTCGAGCGGCTGCGGGCGGACGGGGCCCGGGTGGCGATGGTCGGCGACGGGATCAACGACGGCCCCGCACTGGCCGGCGCCGACCTCGGCATGGCCATGGCGCACGGCAGCGACATCGCGCTGCGGTCGGCGGACGTCGTGCTCGTGCGGGAGGACCTGGCGGTGGTGCCGGACGCGATCCGGCTCGCCGACCGCACCCTCGGCGTGCTGCGCGGCAACCTGGCCTGGGCGTTCGGCTACAACGTCGCCGCGCTGCCGCTGGCCGCGCTCGGCCTGCTCAACCCGCTGATCGCCGGCGCGGCGATGTCGCTGTCCTCGGTACTCGTGGTGTCCAACAGCCTGCGGTTGCGCACCTTCCGCTGA
- a CDS encoding amidohydrolase family protein, with translation MRIVTLEEHFSDPGLTAASAPALRELAPDFLRAYSANGRTATTATAAPAERLEELGEARIADMDRHGITMQVLSGLWGQQAPADVAPALTRRANETAAAAVAAYPGRFAAFATLPTAAPEAAARELERCVSELGFVGTLINGRTEGDFLDAPRFEPVLATAARLRVPIYLHPSLPPRAVTDASYAGLDPIVTARFQAAAWGWHVETATHFVHVVLSGVFDRHPDLQVILGHWGEMIPFYLDRLDDQFPTRITGLDRPFADYVRHHVHLTPSGMFSQAQLRFCVEAVGAGRILHSVDYPFVGNDGAVEFLEAADLTTEDKHRIAHGNAEKLLGV, from the coding sequence ATGCGGATCGTCACGCTGGAAGAGCACTTCTCCGACCCCGGTCTCACCGCGGCGAGCGCCCCGGCACTGCGGGAGCTCGCTCCCGACTTCCTGCGCGCGTACTCGGCCAACGGCCGAACCGCGACCACCGCCACCGCGGCGCCCGCGGAGCGTCTCGAGGAACTCGGCGAGGCCCGGATCGCGGACATGGACCGGCACGGCATCACCATGCAGGTCCTTTCCGGACTGTGGGGGCAGCAGGCTCCGGCCGACGTCGCTCCCGCGCTGACCCGCCGGGCCAACGAAACGGCCGCGGCCGCGGTGGCCGCGTATCCCGGCCGGTTCGCCGCCTTCGCCACGCTGCCCACCGCCGCTCCCGAAGCCGCCGCCCGCGAACTGGAGCGCTGCGTCTCCGAGCTCGGGTTCGTCGGCACGCTCATCAACGGCCGCACCGAAGGGGATTTCCTCGACGCGCCACGGTTCGAGCCGGTGCTGGCCACGGCGGCCCGGCTGCGGGTCCCGATCTACCTGCACCCCAGCCTGCCGCCACGCGCGGTCACCGACGCCTCCTACGCCGGACTCGACCCGATCGTCACCGCCCGGTTCCAGGCGGCCGCGTGGGGCTGGCACGTGGAGACCGCGACCCACTTCGTCCATGTGGTGCTGTCCGGGGTGTTCGACCGTCACCCGGACCTGCAGGTGATCCTGGGACACTGGGGCGAGATGATCCCGTTCTACCTGGACCGCCTCGACGACCAGTTCCCGACGCGGATCACCGGCCTGGACCGCCCGTTCGCCGACTACGTCCGCCACCACGTGCACCTCACGCCCAGCGGCATGTTCAGCCAGGCACAGCTGCGATTCTGCGTGGAGGCCGTGGGCGCCGGACGGATCCTGCACTCGGTCGACTACCCGTTCGTCGGCAACGACGGTGCCGTGGAGTTCCTGGAAGCAGCCGACCTGACCACCGAGGACAAGCACCGCATCGCGCACGGGAACGCGGAAAAGCTGTTGGGCGTGTGA
- the iolB gene encoding 5-deoxy-glucuronate isomerase → MNLHRKAGSTAEAPFSLVVTPESAGWGYSGLRVLELDGTAAVSTGDSEALVLPLSGRCTVRVDGETFELAGRTGVFDSVTDFAYLPRDAEAEITGSGRFALPSAKTSKRLDARYGPASGVPVELRGAGNCSRQVNNYCLPHTFEADQLLVCEVLTPSGNWSSYPPHKHDEAREGESELEEIYYFEVAGGGAGYQRVYGTADRPIEVLAEVRSGDVVLIPHGWHGPSMAAPGYDLYYLNVMAGPGPERAWLICDDPAHAWVRATWDTQDVDPRLPFGRRG, encoded by the coding sequence GTGAACCTCCACCGGAAGGCGGGCAGCACCGCCGAAGCACCGTTCAGCCTCGTCGTCACCCCGGAATCGGCCGGCTGGGGATACTCCGGCCTGCGCGTGCTGGAACTGGACGGCACCGCAGCAGTGTCCACTGGGGACTCCGAGGCACTGGTCCTGCCGCTGTCGGGCCGGTGCACCGTGCGCGTCGACGGGGAAACCTTCGAACTGGCCGGGCGCACCGGCGTCTTCGACTCGGTGACCGATTTCGCCTACCTGCCCAGGGATGCCGAAGCAGAGATCACCGGCAGCGGCCGATTCGCGTTGCCCTCGGCGAAGACGTCGAAGCGGCTGGACGCCCGGTACGGTCCGGCGTCCGGGGTACCCGTCGAGCTGCGCGGAGCGGGCAACTGCAGCCGCCAGGTCAACAACTACTGCCTGCCCCACACGTTCGAGGCCGACCAGCTGCTCGTGTGCGAGGTCCTGACGCCGAGCGGGAACTGGTCCTCCTACCCGCCGCACAAACACGACGAGGCACGCGAGGGCGAAAGCGAACTCGAGGAGATCTACTACTTCGAAGTCGCCGGCGGCGGTGCCGGGTACCAACGCGTGTACGGCACCGCCGACCGGCCGATCGAGGTACTGGCCGAGGTGCGTTCCGGCGACGTGGTGCTGATCCCGCACGGCTGGCACGGCCCGTCCATGGCCGCGCCCGGCTACGACCTGTACTACCTCAACGTGATGGCCGGCCCCGGACCGGAACGCGCGTGGCTGATCTGCGACGACCCGGCGCACGCCTGGGTCCGCGCGACCTGGGACACCCAGGACGTCGATCCGCGCCTGCCGTTCGGGCGCCGCGGCTAA
- a CDS encoding GH92 family glycosyl hydrolase, with product MRSQSRRVAALAAAGLVIAGLGTAPAQAGQERHGTRAGQAAPAGQADPVSLVNPFVGTQNFGNTFPGASAPFGMVQVSPDTGGQGGYDYQQNAIYGFSQTHLSGVGCGVMGELPIMPTTGAVESADKDTYKSTYSHDDEQAEPGYYRVGLEKYGVNAELTATPRTGWQRYTFPSTGAANVLFNTGQANQSVKDSEIHVVGDHTLEGRVRAGGFCAGHDEHTVYFTATFDRPFSSFGTWRGSERTPGSRDAAGTGGNGSWVSFDATQDHDVVLKVGLSYTGLDGARKNLAAETGDGYDFDATRDTLRGQWADRLGAIEIGGGSTERQTAFYTSLYHAQLHPNLAGDTDGSYTGFDGKVHPADGYTPYQNFSLWDTYRPQNQLLELLEPHVARDVALSILAIGRDGGWLPRWALAESETNIMTGDPVTPFLVEAWSKGLLAGHEEEAYALLKKNATETPPADSPYNGRSGVDYYNDRGYIPSGLTLGEDCAAKGGDNDCEHPTSASMEYSAADAALALMAKGLGHQSDARMFAGRGQWYRNVWDSGIQQFRPRTTDGTWLTPYDPVDADHQFHEGGAYQYQWLVPQDPAGLVSLMGGKPATEKRLDAFFAYGNLLKDPAGTAREDWIASPYDYYGKPTYNPNNEPDLLAPYLYNWVGAPAKTSTVVRAAMTLFTTGPDGMTGNDDLGTMSAWYVFSSLGLYPTMSGANFLAVSSPQFESATVRIGQYGARQGGTLTVSAPGASDTNRYVQSVSLDGRDVGKTWLDWSALAHGGELSHQLGSQPSKWGTGAGSEPPSVNTSLGDSRRHVDATVTPASATGQPGEDVRLNVDVLGQSPAVQPILLTASAPKGWRVRNQPLQVLWSGRLPKQQAVPITVSVPAGTASGTYPVQVKVNGLGANTVTRTVQVQVPAAKG from the coding sequence ATGCGGTCGCAGAGCAGACGGGTGGCCGCGCTGGCGGCAGCGGGACTGGTGATCGCCGGGCTCGGCACGGCGCCCGCGCAGGCGGGGCAGGAGCGGCACGGCACGCGGGCAGGGCAGGCCGCACCCGCCGGGCAGGCGGATCCGGTCTCCCTGGTCAACCCGTTCGTCGGCACGCAGAACTTCGGCAACACCTTCCCCGGCGCGAGTGCGCCGTTCGGGATGGTCCAGGTCAGCCCGGACACCGGCGGCCAGGGCGGCTACGACTACCAGCAGAACGCCATCTACGGCTTCAGCCAGACCCACCTCTCCGGCGTCGGCTGCGGCGTGATGGGCGAGCTGCCGATCATGCCCACCACCGGCGCGGTCGAATCGGCCGACAAAGACACCTACAAGTCCACCTACAGCCACGACGACGAACAGGCCGAACCCGGCTACTACCGCGTCGGGCTGGAGAAGTACGGCGTCAACGCCGAACTCACCGCGACCCCGCGCACCGGCTGGCAGCGCTACACCTTCCCGTCGACAGGTGCGGCCAACGTCCTGTTCAACACCGGGCAGGCCAACCAGTCCGTGAAGGACTCCGAGATCCACGTGGTCGGCGACCACACCCTCGAAGGCCGGGTGCGCGCCGGCGGATTCTGCGCCGGGCACGACGAGCACACCGTCTACTTCACCGCGACGTTCGACCGCCCGTTCAGCTCCTTCGGCACCTGGCGGGGTTCTGAGCGCACGCCCGGCAGCCGCGATGCCGCGGGCACCGGCGGCAACGGCTCGTGGGTCAGCTTCGACGCCACCCAGGACCACGACGTGGTGCTGAAGGTCGGCCTGTCCTACACCGGCCTCGACGGCGCGCGGAAGAACCTGGCCGCGGAAACCGGCGACGGCTACGACTTCGACGCCACCCGCGACACGTTGCGCGGGCAGTGGGCGGACAGACTCGGCGCGATCGAGATCGGCGGCGGCAGCACCGAGCGGCAGACGGCGTTCTACACCTCGCTCTACCACGCCCAGCTGCACCCGAACCTGGCCGGCGACACCGACGGCAGCTACACCGGTTTCGACGGCAAGGTGCACCCGGCGGACGGCTACACGCCGTACCAGAACTTCTCGCTGTGGGACACCTATCGCCCGCAGAACCAGCTGCTCGAACTGCTGGAACCCCACGTCGCGCGCGACGTGGCACTGTCGATCCTCGCGATCGGACGCGACGGCGGCTGGCTGCCGAGATGGGCGCTCGCGGAGAGCGAGACCAACATCATGACCGGCGACCCGGTAACCCCGTTCCTCGTCGAAGCGTGGTCGAAAGGGCTGCTCGCGGGGCACGAGGAAGAGGCGTATGCGCTGCTGAAGAAGAACGCGACCGAGACCCCGCCCGCCGACTCGCCCTACAACGGACGGTCCGGTGTGGACTATTACAACGACCGCGGCTACATCCCGAGTGGACTGACGCTCGGCGAGGACTGCGCGGCCAAGGGCGGCGACAACGACTGTGAGCACCCGACGTCGGCGTCCATGGAGTACTCCGCGGCCGACGCCGCGCTCGCGTTGATGGCCAAGGGTCTCGGCCACCAGTCCGACGCGCGGATGTTCGCCGGACGCGGCCAGTGGTACCGCAACGTGTGGGACTCGGGCATCCAGCAGTTCCGCCCGCGCACCACGGACGGCACCTGGCTCACCCCGTACGACCCGGTCGACGCCGACCACCAGTTCCACGAGGGCGGCGCCTACCAGTACCAGTGGCTCGTGCCGCAGGACCCGGCCGGTCTCGTTTCCCTGATGGGCGGCAAGCCGGCGACCGAGAAACGCCTCGACGCGTTCTTCGCCTACGGCAACCTGCTGAAGGACCCGGCGGGCACCGCGCGCGAGGACTGGATCGCCAGCCCGTACGACTACTACGGCAAGCCGACCTACAACCCCAACAACGAACCGGACCTGCTCGCGCCCTACCTGTACAACTGGGTCGGCGCACCGGCCAAGACCTCGACCGTGGTCCGGGCGGCGATGACGTTGTTCACCACCGGACCGGACGGGATGACCGGAAACGACGATCTCGGCACCATGTCGGCCTGGTACGTGTTCTCCTCGCTCGGCCTGTACCCGACGATGAGCGGCGCGAACTTCCTGGCGGTCTCGAGCCCGCAGTTCGAGTCCGCGACTGTCCGGATCGGACAGTACGGCGCTCGCCAGGGCGGCACGCTGACCGTGTCCGCGCCCGGGGCCAGTGACACCAACCGTTACGTGCAGAGCGTTTCCCTCGACGGCCGGGACGTCGGCAAGACCTGGCTGGACTGGTCCGCGCTCGCGCACGGCGGGGAGCTGAGCCACCAGCTCGGTTCCCAGCCGTCGAAGTGGGGTACCGGCGCGGGCAGTGAACCGCCGTCGGTGAACACCTCCCTCGGCGACTCGCGGCGGCATGTGGACGCGACGGTGACCCCGGCGTCGGCGACCGGACAGCCCGGCGAGGACGTGCGGTTGAACGTGGACGTGCTCGGGCAGAGTCCGGCCGTGCAGCCGATCCTGCTGACGGCCAGTGCCCCGAAGGGCTGGCGGGTGCGGAACCAGCCGCTGCAGGTGCTGTGGTCCGGGCGGCTGCCGAAGCAGCAGGCGGTGCCGATCACGGTGAGCGTTCCAGCAGGCACCGCGTCCGGGACGTATCCGGTACAGGTGAAGGTGAACGGTCTGGGCGCGAATACGGTGACCCGAACGGTCCAGGTCCAGGTCCCCGCGGCGAAGGGATGA